In Cicer arietinum cultivar CDC Frontier isolate Library 1 chromosome 7, Cicar.CDCFrontier_v2.0, whole genome shotgun sequence, a single window of DNA contains:
- the LOC101496585 gene encoding uncharacterized protein, whose translation MESSSTPKFYAYIIICMLFISSATPILGCGYCGGGKPPKKHKPVKKPIVKPPVTTPTPPITVPPTLPIPPIVKPPISIPPITIPPTLPIPPIVKPPIAIPPTLPIPPIVPTLPLPPIVKPPITIPPSLPIPPIPGLPPIPGIPPVLNPPSKGGSTPSSPKSPCPPSTTPSTNTCPINTLKLGACVDLLGGLVHIGVGDPVVNQCCPVLQGLVELEAAACLCTTLKLKLLNLNIYVPLALQLLLACGKTPPPGYTCSL comes from the coding sequence ATGGAGTCCTCATCAACACCAAAATTCTATGCTTACATAATCATTTGCATGCTCTTCATCTCTTCAGCCACACCAATTCTTGGTTGTGGCTATTGTGGTGGAGGAAAACCACCTAAAAAACACAAACCAGTTAAAAAACCAATTGTGAAACCACCAGTGACAACTCCAACTCCACCCATCACAGTCCCTCCAACTTTACCTATTCCACCAATTGTGAAACCACCAATTTCAATACCACCAATAACAATTCCACCAACTTTGCCTATTCCTCCAATTGTGAAACCACCAATAGCAATTCCACCAACTTTGCCTATTCCTCCAATTGTACCAACTTTGCCACTACCTCCAATTGTGAAACCACCAATAACAATTCCACCAAGTTTACCAATCCCTCCAATTCCAGGACTCCCTCCAATTCCAGGAATCCCTCCAGTTCTTAACCCACCAAGCAAAGGAGGAAGCACACCTTCTTCTCCAAAAAGTCCTTGTCCACCATCAACAACACCTTCAACAAACACATGTCCAATTAACACTTTGAAATTAGGTGCTTGTGTTGATTTACTAGGTGGATTGGTTCACATTGGTGTTGGTGACCCTGTTGTCAATCAATGTTGTCCTGTTCTTCAAGGACTTGTTGAACTTGAAGCTGCTGCTTGTCTTTGCACTACTCTTAAGCTTAAGCTTCTTAACCTTAACATTTATGTTCCACTTGCTCTTCAGCTTCTTTTGGCTTGTGGAAAAACTCCTCCTCCTGGTTACACTTGTTCTCTCTAA